From a single Callithrix jacchus isolate 240 chromosome 5, calJac240_pri, whole genome shotgun sequence genomic region:
- the IFI35 gene encoding interferon-induced 35 kDa protein isoform X6 codes for MSAPRDGALHALLEEQARLKMRLQELQQQRKELGDSPKDKVLFSVPRIPLVFRGHTQQDREMPKSLVSNLRIHCPLPAGSALVTFDDPKVAEQVLQQKEHTIDMEECRLRVQVQPLELPMVTTIQVSSQMRSQRVLVSGFPASLSLSEEELLDKLEIFFGKTKNGGGDVEVRELLQGSVMLGFAKEGVAQRLCQIGQFRVPLGGQEVPLRVSPCMNGEIQKAEVTAIVPLCAGAQHS; via the exons ATGTCAGCCCCGCGGGATGGC GCGCTCCATGCCCTTCTGGAAGAGCAGGCCAGACTCAAGATGAGACTGCAGGAGCTGCAGCAGCAGAGAAAGGAGCTCGGGGACTCCCCCAAAGACAAG GTCTTATTTTCAGTGCCGAGGATCCCCTTGGTATTCCGAGGACACACCCAACAGGACAGGGAAATGCCTAAGTCTTTAGTTTCCAATTTGAGGATCCACTGCCCTCTGCCTGCAGGTTCTGCTCTGGTCACCTTCGATGACCCCAAAG TGGCTGAGCAGGTGCTGCAACAAAAGGAGCACACGATCGACATGGAGGAGTGCCGGCTGCGGGTGCAGGTCCAGCCCTTGGAGCTGCCCATGGTCACCACCATCCAG GTGTCCAGCCAGATGAGGAGCCAGAGGGTGTTGGTCAGTGGATTTCCTGCCAGCCTCAGTCTGAGTGAGGAGGAGCTGCTGGACAAGCTGGAGATCTTCTTTGGCAAGACTAAGAATGGGGGTGGCGATGTGGAGGTCCGGGAGCTGCTGCAAGGGAGTGTCATGCTGGGCTTTGCTAAGGAAGGAG TGGCCCAGCGCCTGTGCCAGATTGGCCAATTCAGAGTGCCACTGGGTGGGCAGGAGGTCCCTCTGAGAGTCTCTCCCTGCATGAATGGGGAGatccagaaggctgag GTCACAGCCATTGTCCCGCTCTGTGCTGGTGCTCAACATTCCTGA
- the RPL27 gene encoding large ribosomal subunit protein eL27 translates to MGKFMKPGKVVLVLAGRYSGRKAVIVKNIDDGTSDRPYSHALVAGIDRYPRKVTAAMGKKKIAKRSKIKSFVKVYNYNHLMPTRYSVDIPLDKTVVNKDVFRDPALKRKARREAKVKFEERYKTGKNKWFFQKLRF, encoded by the exons ATGGGCAAGTTCATGAAACCTGGGAAGGTGGTGCTTGTCCTGGCTGGACGCTACTCTGGACGCAAAGCTGTCATCGTGAAG AACATTGATGATGGCACCTCAGATCGCCCCTACAGCCATGCTTTGGTGGCTGGAATTGACCGCTATCCCCGAAAAGTGACAGCTGCCATGGGCAAGAAGAAGATCGCCAAGAGGTCAAAGATCAAGTCTTTTGTCAAAGTTTATAACTACAATCACCTGATGCCCACAAG GTACTCTGTTGACATCCCCTTGGACAAAACTGTCGTCAATAAGGATGTCTTCAGAGATCCTGCCCTTAAACGCAAAGCCCGACGAGAGGCCAAGGTCAAGTTTGAGGAGAG aTACAAGACAGGCAAGAACAAgtggttcttccagaagctgcggtTTTAG
- the VAT1 gene encoding synaptic vesicle membrane protein VAT-1 homolog isoform X1 codes for MSAEREVAEAATVLAAVEAGVGEDASSPPPKAEAASDPQQPAASEGAAAAASPPPLRCLVLTGFGGYDKVKLQSRPAAPPAPGPGQLTLRVRACGLNFADLMARQGLYDRLPPLPVTPGMEGAGVVIAVGEGVSDRKVGDRVMVLNRSGMWQEEVTVPSLHTFLMPEAMTFEEAAALLVNYITAYMVLFDFGNLRPGHNVLVHMAAGGVGMAAVQLCRTVENVTVFGTASASKHEALKENGVTHPIDYHTTDYVDEIKKISPKGVDIVMDPLGGSDTAKGYNLLKPMGKVVTYGMANLLTGPKRNLMALARTWWNQFSVTALQLLQANRAVCGFHLGYLEGEVELVSGVVARLLALYNQGHIKPRIDSVWPFEKVADAMKQMQEKKNVGKVLLVPGPEKEN; via the exons ATGTCCGCCGAGAGAGAGGTAGCCGAGGCGGCCACCGTGCTGGCTGCGGTCGAGGCAGGGGTCGGGGAAGACGCCTCTTCGCCGCCCCCGAAAGCCGAGGCAGCGAGCGACCCCCAGCAGCCCGCAGCCTCTGAAGGGGCCGCCGCCGCAGCCTCGCCGCCACCGCTGCGCTGCCTGGTGCTCACGGGCTTTGGAGGCTACGACAAGGTGAAGCTGCAGAGCCGGCCGGCCGCGCCCCCGGCCCCCGGGCCCGGCCAGCTGACGCTGCGCGTGCGGGCCTGCGGGCTCAACTTCGCAGACCTCATGGCCAGGCAGGGGCTGTACGACCGGCTCCCGCCGCTGCCAGTCACTCCGGGCATGGAGGGCGCGGGCGTCGTGATCGCCGTGGGCGAGGGAGTCAGCGACCGCAAG GTAGGAGACCGGGTGATGGTGTTGAACCGATCAGGGATGTGGCAGGAGGAGGTGACTGTGCCCTCGCTTCATACCTTCCTGATGCCTGAGGCCATGACCTTTGAGGAAGCCGCTGCCTTGCTTGTCAATTACATTACAGCCTATATGGTCCTCTTTGACTTCGGCAACCTACGGCCTGGCCACAACGTCTTGGTACACATGGCTGCAG GGGGTGTGGGTATGGCTGCTGTGCAGCTGTGCCGTACAGTGGAGAATGTGACAGTGTTCGGAACAGCCTCGGCCAGCAAGCACGAGGCACTGAAGGAGAATGGGGTCACACATCCCATCGACTATCACACGACTGACTACGTGGATGAGATCAAGAAGATTTCCCCTAAAG GAGTGGACATCGTCATGGACCCTCTGGGCGGGTCAGATACTGCCAAGGGCTACAACCTCCTCAAACCCATGGGCAAAGTCGTCACCTATG GAATGGCCAACCTGCTGACGGGCCCCAAACGGAACCTGATGGCCCTGGCCCGCACATGGTGGAATCAGTTTAGTGTGACagctctgcagctgctgcaggccaACCGGGCTGTGTGTGGCTTCCACCTGGGCTACCTGGAGGGTGAAGTGGAGCTGGTCAGTGGCGTGGTGGCCCGCCTCCTGGCTCTGTACAACCAGGGCCACATCAAGCCCCGAATTGACTCAGTCTGGCCCTTCGAGAAG GTGGCTGATGCCATGAAGCAGATGCAAGAGAAGAAGAATGTGGGCAAGGTCCTCCTGGTTCCAGGGCCAGAGAAGGAGAACTAG
- the RND2 gene encoding rho-related GTP-binding protein RhoN: MEGQSGRCKIVVVGDAECGKTALLQVFAKDAYPGSYVPTVFENYTASFEIDKRRIELNMWDTSGSSYYDNVRPLAYPDSDAVLICFDISRPETLDSVLKKWQGETQEFCPNAKVVLVGCKLDMRTDLATLRELSKQRLIPVTHEQGTVLAKQVGAVSYVECSSRSSERSVRDVFHVATVASLGRGHRQLRRTDSRRGMLRSTQLSGRPDRGNEGEIHKDRAKSCNLM; encoded by the exons ATGGAGGGGCAGAGCGGCCGCTGCAAGATCGTGGTGGTGGGAGACGCGGAGTGCGGCAAGACGGCGCTGCTGCAGGTGTTCGCCAAGGACGCCTATCCCGGG AGTTATGTCCCCACCGTGTTTGAGAACTACACCGCGAGCTTTGAGATCGACAAGCGCCGCATTGAGCTCAACATGTGGGACACTTCAG GTTCCTCTTACTATGATAACGTCCGGCCTCTGGCCTATCCTGATTCTGACGCTGTGCTCATCTGCTTCGACATTAGCCGACCAGAAACACTGGACAGTGTTCTCAAGAAG TGGCAAGGAGAGACTCAAGAGTTTTGCCCCAATGCCAAGGTTGTGCTGGTTGGCTGTAAACTGGACATGCGGACTGACCTGGCCACACTGAGGGAGCTTTCCAAGCAGAGGCTTATCCCTGTCACACATGAGCAG GGCACTGTGCTGGCCAAGCAGGTGGGGGCTGTGTCCTACGTGGAGTGCTCCTCCCGGTCCTCTGAGCGCAGCGTCAGGGATGTCTTCCATGTGGCCACAGTGGCCTCCCTTGGCCGTGGCCATAGGCAGCTGCGCCGAACTGACTCACGCCGGGGAATGCTGCGATCCACTCAGCTGTCAGGACGGCCAGACCGAGGGAATGAGGGCGAGATACATAAGGATCGAGCCAAGAGCTGCAACCTCATGTGA
- the IFI35 gene encoding interferon-induced 35 kDa protein isoform X1 — protein MSAPRDGQALHALLEEQARLKMRLQELQQQRKELGDSPKDKVLFSVPRIPLVFRGHTQQDREMPKSLVSNLRIHCPLPAGSALVTFDDPKVAEQVLQQKEHTIDMEECRLRVQVQPLELPMVTTIQVSSQMRSQRVLVSGFPASLSLSEEELLDKLEIFFGKTKNGGGDVEVRELLQGSVMLGFAKEGVAQRLCQIGQFRVPLGGQEVPLRVSPCMNGEIQKAEIRSQPLSRSVLVLNIPDVLDGPELHDVLEIHFQKPTRGGGEVEALTVIPQGQQGLAVFTSESG, from the exons ATGTCAGCCCCGCGGGATGGC CAGGCGCTCCATGCCCTTCTGGAAGAGCAGGCCAGACTCAAGATGAGACTGCAGGAGCTGCAGCAGCAGAGAAAGGAGCTCGGGGACTCCCCCAAAGACAAG GTCTTATTTTCAGTGCCGAGGATCCCCTTGGTATTCCGAGGACACACCCAACAGGACAGGGAAATGCCTAAGTCTTTAGTTTCCAATTTGAGGATCCACTGCCCTCTGCCTGCAGGTTCTGCTCTGGTCACCTTCGATGACCCCAAAG TGGCTGAGCAGGTGCTGCAACAAAAGGAGCACACGATCGACATGGAGGAGTGCCGGCTGCGGGTGCAGGTCCAGCCCTTGGAGCTGCCCATGGTCACCACCATCCAG GTGTCCAGCCAGATGAGGAGCCAGAGGGTGTTGGTCAGTGGATTTCCTGCCAGCCTCAGTCTGAGTGAGGAGGAGCTGCTGGACAAGCTGGAGATCTTCTTTGGCAAGACTAAGAATGGGGGTGGCGATGTGGAGGTCCGGGAGCTGCTGCAAGGGAGTGTCATGCTGGGCTTTGCTAAGGAAGGAG TGGCCCAGCGCCTGTGCCAGATTGGCCAATTCAGAGTGCCACTGGGTGGGCAGGAGGTCCCTCTGAGAGTCTCTCCCTGCATGAATGGGGAGatccagaaggctgag ATCAGGTCACAGCCATTGTCCCGCTCTGTGCTGGTGCTCAACATTCCTGATGTCCTGGATGGCCCGGAGCTGCATGATGTCCTGGAGATCCACTTCCAGAAGCCCACTCGGGGGGGCGGGGAGGTAGAAGCCCTGACAGTCATACCCCAAGGACAGCAGGGCCTAGCAGTCTTTACTTCGGAGTCAGGCTAG
- the IFI35 gene encoding interferon-induced 35 kDa protein isoform X2 — protein sequence MSAPRDGALHALLEEQARLKMRLQELQQQRKELGDSPKDKVLFSVPRIPLVFRGHTQQDREMPKSLVSNLRIHCPLPAGSALVTFDDPKVAEQVLQQKEHTIDMEECRLRVQVQPLELPMVTTIQVSSQMRSQRVLVSGFPASLSLSEEELLDKLEIFFGKTKNGGGDVEVRELLQGSVMLGFAKEGVAQRLCQIGQFRVPLGGQEVPLRVSPCMNGEIQKAEIRSQPLSRSVLVLNIPDVLDGPELHDVLEIHFQKPTRGGGEVEALTVIPQGQQGLAVFTSESG from the exons ATGTCAGCCCCGCGGGATGGC GCGCTCCATGCCCTTCTGGAAGAGCAGGCCAGACTCAAGATGAGACTGCAGGAGCTGCAGCAGCAGAGAAAGGAGCTCGGGGACTCCCCCAAAGACAAG GTCTTATTTTCAGTGCCGAGGATCCCCTTGGTATTCCGAGGACACACCCAACAGGACAGGGAAATGCCTAAGTCTTTAGTTTCCAATTTGAGGATCCACTGCCCTCTGCCTGCAGGTTCTGCTCTGGTCACCTTCGATGACCCCAAAG TGGCTGAGCAGGTGCTGCAACAAAAGGAGCACACGATCGACATGGAGGAGTGCCGGCTGCGGGTGCAGGTCCAGCCCTTGGAGCTGCCCATGGTCACCACCATCCAG GTGTCCAGCCAGATGAGGAGCCAGAGGGTGTTGGTCAGTGGATTTCCTGCCAGCCTCAGTCTGAGTGAGGAGGAGCTGCTGGACAAGCTGGAGATCTTCTTTGGCAAGACTAAGAATGGGGGTGGCGATGTGGAGGTCCGGGAGCTGCTGCAAGGGAGTGTCATGCTGGGCTTTGCTAAGGAAGGAG TGGCCCAGCGCCTGTGCCAGATTGGCCAATTCAGAGTGCCACTGGGTGGGCAGGAGGTCCCTCTGAGAGTCTCTCCCTGCATGAATGGGGAGatccagaaggctgag ATCAGGTCACAGCCATTGTCCCGCTCTGTGCTGGTGCTCAACATTCCTGATGTCCTGGATGGCCCGGAGCTGCATGATGTCCTGGAGATCCACTTCCAGAAGCCCACTCGGGGGGGCGGGGAGGTAGAAGCCCTGACAGTCATACCCCAAGGACAGCAGGGCCTAGCAGTCTTTACTTCGGAGTCAGGCTAG
- the IFI35 gene encoding interferon-induced 35 kDa protein isoform X3 has protein sequence MSAPRDGQALHALLEEQARLKMRLQELQQQRKELGDSPKDKVLFSVPRIPLVFRGHTQQDREMPKSLVSNLRIHCPLPAGSALVTFDDPKVAEQVLQQKEHTIDMEECRLRVQVQPLELPMVTTIQVSSQMRSQRVLVSGFPASLSLSEEELLDKLEIFFGKTKNGGGDVEVRELLQGSVMLGFAKEGVAQRLCQIGQFRVPLGGQEVPLRVSPCMNGEIQKAEVQGHLLPDEVAAEAAK, from the exons ATGTCAGCCCCGCGGGATGGC CAGGCGCTCCATGCCCTTCTGGAAGAGCAGGCCAGACTCAAGATGAGACTGCAGGAGCTGCAGCAGCAGAGAAAGGAGCTCGGGGACTCCCCCAAAGACAAG GTCTTATTTTCAGTGCCGAGGATCCCCTTGGTATTCCGAGGACACACCCAACAGGACAGGGAAATGCCTAAGTCTTTAGTTTCCAATTTGAGGATCCACTGCCCTCTGCCTGCAGGTTCTGCTCTGGTCACCTTCGATGACCCCAAAG TGGCTGAGCAGGTGCTGCAACAAAAGGAGCACACGATCGACATGGAGGAGTGCCGGCTGCGGGTGCAGGTCCAGCCCTTGGAGCTGCCCATGGTCACCACCATCCAG GTGTCCAGCCAGATGAGGAGCCAGAGGGTGTTGGTCAGTGGATTTCCTGCCAGCCTCAGTCTGAGTGAGGAGGAGCTGCTGGACAAGCTGGAGATCTTCTTTGGCAAGACTAAGAATGGGGGTGGCGATGTGGAGGTCCGGGAGCTGCTGCAAGGGAGTGTCATGCTGGGCTTTGCTAAGGAAGGAG TGGCCCAGCGCCTGTGCCAGATTGGCCAATTCAGAGTGCCACTGGGTGGGCAGGAGGTCCCTCTGAGAGTCTCTCCCTGCATGAATGGGGAGatccagaaggctgag GTACAAGGCCACCTTCTTCCAGATGAAGTAGCAGCAGAAGCAGCAAAGTAG
- the IFI35 gene encoding interferon-induced 35 kDa protein isoform X4, with product MSAPRDGALHALLEEQARLKMRLQELQQQRKELGDSPKDKVLFSVPRIPLVFRGHTQQDREMPKSLVSNLRIHCPLPAGSALVTFDDPKVAEQVLQQKEHTIDMEECRLRVQVQPLELPMVTTIQVSSQMRSQRVLVSGFPASLSLSEEELLDKLEIFFGKTKNGGGDVEVRELLQGSVMLGFAKEGVAQRLCQIGQFRVPLGGQEVPLRVSPCMNGEIQKAEVQGHLLPDEVAAEAAK from the exons ATGTCAGCCCCGCGGGATGGC GCGCTCCATGCCCTTCTGGAAGAGCAGGCCAGACTCAAGATGAGACTGCAGGAGCTGCAGCAGCAGAGAAAGGAGCTCGGGGACTCCCCCAAAGACAAG GTCTTATTTTCAGTGCCGAGGATCCCCTTGGTATTCCGAGGACACACCCAACAGGACAGGGAAATGCCTAAGTCTTTAGTTTCCAATTTGAGGATCCACTGCCCTCTGCCTGCAGGTTCTGCTCTGGTCACCTTCGATGACCCCAAAG TGGCTGAGCAGGTGCTGCAACAAAAGGAGCACACGATCGACATGGAGGAGTGCCGGCTGCGGGTGCAGGTCCAGCCCTTGGAGCTGCCCATGGTCACCACCATCCAG GTGTCCAGCCAGATGAGGAGCCAGAGGGTGTTGGTCAGTGGATTTCCTGCCAGCCTCAGTCTGAGTGAGGAGGAGCTGCTGGACAAGCTGGAGATCTTCTTTGGCAAGACTAAGAATGGGGGTGGCGATGTGGAGGTCCGGGAGCTGCTGCAAGGGAGTGTCATGCTGGGCTTTGCTAAGGAAGGAG TGGCCCAGCGCCTGTGCCAGATTGGCCAATTCAGAGTGCCACTGGGTGGGCAGGAGGTCCCTCTGAGAGTCTCTCCCTGCATGAATGGGGAGatccagaaggctgag GTACAAGGCCACCTTCTTCCAGATGAAGTAGCAGCAGAAGCAGCAAAGTAG
- the VAT1 gene encoding synaptic vesicle membrane protein VAT-1 homolog isoform X2 — protein sequence MSAEREVAEAATVLAAVEAGVGEDASSPPPKAEAASDPQQPAASEGAAAAASPPPLRCLVLTGFGGYDKVKLQSRPAAPPAPGPGQLTLRVRACGLNFADLMARQGLYDRLPPLPVTPGMEGAGVVIAVGEGVSDRKVGDRVMVLNRSGMWQEEVTVPSLHTFLMPEAMTFEEAAALLVNYITAYMVLFDFGNLRPGHNVLVHMAAGVDIVMDPLGGSDTAKGYNLLKPMGKVVTYGMANLLTGPKRNLMALARTWWNQFSVTALQLLQANRAVCGFHLGYLEGEVELVSGVVARLLALYNQGHIKPRIDSVWPFEKVADAMKQMQEKKNVGKVLLVPGPEKEN from the exons ATGTCCGCCGAGAGAGAGGTAGCCGAGGCGGCCACCGTGCTGGCTGCGGTCGAGGCAGGGGTCGGGGAAGACGCCTCTTCGCCGCCCCCGAAAGCCGAGGCAGCGAGCGACCCCCAGCAGCCCGCAGCCTCTGAAGGGGCCGCCGCCGCAGCCTCGCCGCCACCGCTGCGCTGCCTGGTGCTCACGGGCTTTGGAGGCTACGACAAGGTGAAGCTGCAGAGCCGGCCGGCCGCGCCCCCGGCCCCCGGGCCCGGCCAGCTGACGCTGCGCGTGCGGGCCTGCGGGCTCAACTTCGCAGACCTCATGGCCAGGCAGGGGCTGTACGACCGGCTCCCGCCGCTGCCAGTCACTCCGGGCATGGAGGGCGCGGGCGTCGTGATCGCCGTGGGCGAGGGAGTCAGCGACCGCAAG GTAGGAGACCGGGTGATGGTGTTGAACCGATCAGGGATGTGGCAGGAGGAGGTGACTGTGCCCTCGCTTCATACCTTCCTGATGCCTGAGGCCATGACCTTTGAGGAAGCCGCTGCCTTGCTTGTCAATTACATTACAGCCTATATGGTCCTCTTTGACTTCGGCAACCTACGGCCTGGCCACAACGTCTTGGTACACATGGCTGCAG GAGTGGACATCGTCATGGACCCTCTGGGCGGGTCAGATACTGCCAAGGGCTACAACCTCCTCAAACCCATGGGCAAAGTCGTCACCTATG GAATGGCCAACCTGCTGACGGGCCCCAAACGGAACCTGATGGCCCTGGCCCGCACATGGTGGAATCAGTTTAGTGTGACagctctgcagctgctgcaggccaACCGGGCTGTGTGTGGCTTCCACCTGGGCTACCTGGAGGGTGAAGTGGAGCTGGTCAGTGGCGTGGTGGCCCGCCTCCTGGCTCTGTACAACCAGGGCCACATCAAGCCCCGAATTGACTCAGTCTGGCCCTTCGAGAAG GTGGCTGATGCCATGAAGCAGATGCAAGAGAAGAAGAATGTGGGCAAGGTCCTCCTGGTTCCAGGGCCAGAGAAGGAGAACTAG
- the IFI35 gene encoding interferon-induced 35 kDa protein isoform X5, with amino-acid sequence MSAPRDGQALHALLEEQARLKMRLQELQQQRKELGDSPKDKVLFSVPRIPLVFRGHTQQDREMPKSLVSNLRIHCPLPAGSALVTFDDPKVAEQVLQQKEHTIDMEECRLRVQVQPLELPMVTTIQVSSQMRSQRVLVSGFPASLSLSEEELLDKLEIFFGKTKNGGGDVEVRELLQGSVMLGFAKEGVAQRLCQIGQFRVPLGGQEVPLRVSPCMNGEIQKAEVTAIVPLCAGAQHS; translated from the exons ATGTCAGCCCCGCGGGATGGC CAGGCGCTCCATGCCCTTCTGGAAGAGCAGGCCAGACTCAAGATGAGACTGCAGGAGCTGCAGCAGCAGAGAAAGGAGCTCGGGGACTCCCCCAAAGACAAG GTCTTATTTTCAGTGCCGAGGATCCCCTTGGTATTCCGAGGACACACCCAACAGGACAGGGAAATGCCTAAGTCTTTAGTTTCCAATTTGAGGATCCACTGCCCTCTGCCTGCAGGTTCTGCTCTGGTCACCTTCGATGACCCCAAAG TGGCTGAGCAGGTGCTGCAACAAAAGGAGCACACGATCGACATGGAGGAGTGCCGGCTGCGGGTGCAGGTCCAGCCCTTGGAGCTGCCCATGGTCACCACCATCCAG GTGTCCAGCCAGATGAGGAGCCAGAGGGTGTTGGTCAGTGGATTTCCTGCCAGCCTCAGTCTGAGTGAGGAGGAGCTGCTGGACAAGCTGGAGATCTTCTTTGGCAAGACTAAGAATGGGGGTGGCGATGTGGAGGTCCGGGAGCTGCTGCAAGGGAGTGTCATGCTGGGCTTTGCTAAGGAAGGAG TGGCCCAGCGCCTGTGCCAGATTGGCCAATTCAGAGTGCCACTGGGTGGGCAGGAGGTCCCTCTGAGAGTCTCTCCCTGCATGAATGGGGAGatccagaaggctgag GTCACAGCCATTGTCCCGCTCTGTGCTGGTGCTCAACATTCCTGA